The Sphingobacterium bambusae genome includes a window with the following:
- a CDS encoding zinc ribbon domain-containing protein, which produces MIIFGTRSKVLHNKAGQAVGDCAYCGTANAIFGYKQISYFHIFWIPVFPYKSRIMTVCNHCRQVREQRSIDPQTMNQIHQEGLPKTSPGYFAGLIILLLFVGSAVAAGISSSMNTDDYLETPAVGDVYEIKHEANGKSYYTLYRIAKVGTDSIVFAINDYEAEGRNGLRKLKQQHHNSYSEQVIIARADIATMKAKRQIVGIDRE; this is translated from the coding sequence ATGATTATTTTCGGAACAAGAAGCAAAGTATTGCATAACAAGGCAGGCCAAGCTGTAGGAGACTGTGCCTACTGCGGAACCGCCAATGCTATTTTCGGGTACAAACAAATCAGCTATTTCCATATTTTTTGGATTCCTGTTTTTCCATATAAAAGTCGTATCATGACGGTTTGCAATCACTGTCGGCAGGTACGAGAGCAAAGGTCAATCGATCCACAGACGATGAACCAGATTCATCAAGAGGGGCTACCAAAAACTTCACCCGGCTATTTTGCGGGCTTGATCATCTTGCTACTCTTTGTGGGATCCGCGGTGGCAGCAGGCATATCATCATCGATGAATACCGACGATTACCTGGAGACGCCAGCCGTGGGCGATGTATATGAGATAAAGCACGAAGCCAATGGGAAGTCCTACTACACCTTATATCGAATAGCCAAAGTAGGTACCGATTCGATTGTCTTCGCTATAAACGATTACGAAGCAGAGGGACGCAACGGCCTGCGCAAACTAAAACAGCAGCATCATAACAGCTACTCGGAGCAGGTGATAATTGCGCGTGCCGACATTGCGACGATGAAAGCCAAAAGACAAATTGTTGGCATAGACCGTGAATAG
- a CDS encoding (deoxy)nucleoside triphosphate pyrophosphohydrolase, with product MIHVTCAIIQEADHVLVCQRSVAMALPLTWEFPGGKVEDGESKEECLIREIQEELGLEITVGKELSSVTHTYPTFEIKLYPFLCRAQGGSIRLAEHAQAIWVPWQTLNDFDWAEADKPIVAQFMQLCAEGIS from the coding sequence ATGATACACGTAACCTGTGCTATAATTCAAGAAGCCGATCACGTGCTAGTATGCCAACGTTCGGTTGCCATGGCACTACCACTGACATGGGAATTTCCAGGCGGAAAGGTCGAAGACGGAGAGAGTAAAGAAGAATGTCTAATACGAGAAATTCAGGAAGAGCTCGGCCTTGAAATTACCGTAGGAAAAGAACTATCCTCGGTAACACATACCTATCCGACATTTGAGATTAAGCTATACCCTTTCTTATGCAGGGCACAGGGCGGATCAATCCGACTGGCCGAACACGCGCAAGCCATTTGGGTTCCATGGCAAACGCTAAACGATTTTGACTGGGCAGAGGCGGATAAGCCCATTGTAGCACAGTTTATGCAACTATGCGCGGAGGGCATCTCGTAA
- a CDS encoding response regulator, which yields MIQNKVFICDDDVSIAKTLELIFKMNDVDSIIETDSTKAFAQIMALKPAIVVVDLHMPVLSGKELIRLIRSTPQLKKTFILCISASDDGRDVALEAGANMILPKPFDMDDIIAIVGKILTAKFPKDAVA from the coding sequence ATGATTCAAAATAAAGTATTTATCTGTGATGACGATGTCAGCATAGCAAAAACCTTAGAGTTAATTTTTAAGATGAACGATGTGGATAGTATTATCGAGACAGATAGTACTAAGGCTTTTGCGCAAATAATGGCGTTAAAGCCTGCCATTGTGGTTGTCGATCTGCATATGCCGGTACTTTCTGGGAAAGAGTTGATCCGTCTTATCCGCAGTACGCCGCAGCTCAAAAAAACGTTTATCCTCTGTATTTCCGCGAGTGATGATGGTCGTGATGTGGCGCTAGAGGCTGGAGCTAATATGATTTTGCCCAAGCCTTTTGATATGGACGATATCATTGCAATTGTCGGAAAGATCTTGACGGCCAAATTCCCTAAAGATGCCGTTGCATAG